In the genome of Bradyrhizobium ottawaense, the window TGGCTCCGCCCGCCAAGGCGAAGTCGGGCCTGGCCGAGGGCCAGAAGGCCCCCGCCTTCCGCCTGCCCCGCGACGGCGGCGAGGTGGTCACATTGGCGGACTATGCCGGCAGAAAGCTCGTCCTGTTCTTCTACCCCCGCGCCGACACCCCGGGCTGCACCCGGGAGGCGATCGACTTCACTCGCCTCGCCGGTGCCTTCGCGGCCGCCGATACCGCCGTGCTCGGCGTCTCCGCCGATCCGTTAAAGGCTCAGGAGAAGTTCCGCGACAAGCACAAGCTCGGTATCCCCCTGATCTCGGATGAGACGCACCAGATGCTGGAAGCCTATGGCGCGTGGGGCGAAAAGTCCATGTATGGCAAGAGCTTCCTTGGGATTCTTCGCACCACGATACTGGTCGGGGCGGATGGCAAACTGGCCAGGATCTGGCGCAACGTCCGGGTCGACGGCCATGCCGACGAGGTGCTGGAAGCGGCAAGAAGTCTTTAACCAGTCCTTTAAATTCGCGCGTTCCCATTTCCGGAAAATTAACCATGACCGGCCCAGATTGCTGCGGCAATTAGGCCGTACGGACTCATCCGACCGGCGCGGGAGTGCCGATGTCGAAAAGTTCTGCCCAATACTCGCAGTACGCCCAACATCATCCTCACGACCACGGACGGGCCTTCCAACGCCGTCCTGCCCTCGCGGCAGCCGCAGCGATTCCCCTTCCCGCGACCGACGACGCCTACACCATCGTCCATGCCGGCAAGCAGGTTCGCTTCGGGCCCGTGGTGTTCTGGATCGTGGTCGGCACGGTGGTGCTGCTCGGTCTCTGGTCGGCGGCGACCGCCACCTATTTCGCCTTCCGTGACGACGTCCTGACCCGGCTGATCGCCCGCCAGGCCGAGATGCAATACGCCTATGAGGACCGCATCGCCGAGCTGCGCG includes:
- a CDS encoding peroxiredoxin family protein, whose product is MSKKSRAKSSKTPSGSPTAKKKALKPRASTPTKSAKTQRTPATKSTGTLAKAGSHKAASKQLKSSKSVAPPAKAKSGLAEGQKAPAFRLPRDGGEVVTLADYAGRKLVLFFYPRADTPGCTREAIDFTRLAGAFAAADTAVLGVSADPLKAQEKFRDKHKLGIPLISDETHQMLEAYGAWGEKSMYGKSFLGILRTTILVGADGKLARIWRNVRVDGHADEVLEAARSL